A region from the Stutzerimonas stutzeri genome encodes:
- a CDS encoding DUF1835 domain-containing protein codes for MWHLTCGDLAADSVRPLLADGSEVRVLRDDLAVGPLADIDIPPCAARLAFWEALWPAAMTPRPDFTGIVGDALWLKELSGQPRPVTVWHGDSASEQLMLARVAAALEGSSLPFYEVACGTGDSRVGTRMAVSMHTPEALVALDQPRPVEPARVATLASQWRTAVADNAAIRRWLDGRFVGEDYRRIDRELTEACGDEEMPLSRAMAEVMGRCDGFFATDMFLYWRARELAQRGVLRLSDDHDAGYATVQVRHASD; via the coding sequence ATGTGGCATCTCACCTGTGGCGACCTCGCCGCGGACAGCGTCCGGCCGCTGCTGGCTGACGGCAGTGAGGTCCGCGTGCTACGCGATGACCTGGCCGTCGGCCCGCTCGCCGATATCGACATCCCGCCGTGTGCGGCGCGGCTGGCCTTTTGGGAGGCGCTGTGGCCGGCAGCCATGACGCCGCGGCCGGATTTCACCGGCATCGTGGGTGATGCGTTGTGGCTGAAGGAGTTGTCTGGCCAGCCGCGGCCGGTAACCGTCTGGCATGGCGACAGCGCTTCCGAGCAGCTGATGCTGGCGCGGGTGGCGGCGGCGCTGGAGGGATCTTCGCTGCCCTTCTATGAAGTCGCCTGCGGCACCGGTGACAGCCGGGTCGGCACGCGCATGGCGGTGTCCATGCATACGCCCGAAGCACTGGTAGCACTCGACCAGCCGCGGCCTGTCGAGCCCGCCAGGGTCGCCACGCTCGCCAGCCAGTGGCGCACCGCCGTGGCGGACAACGCAGCGATACGGCGTTGGCTCGACGGTCGTTTCGTCGGTGAGGATTATCGGCGAATCGACCGCGAGCTCACCGAGGCCTGCGGTGACGAGGAGATGCCATTATCCCGAGCCATGGCCGAGGTCATGGGCCGCTGCGACGGCTTTTTCGCGACGGATATGTTTCTTTACTGGCGCGCCCGGGAGCTGGCGCAGCGCGGTGTGCTGCGCCTGTCCGACGACCACGACGCTGGCTACGCAACGGTTCAGGTACGCCACGCCTCGGATTGA
- a CDS encoding acyltransferase family protein, giving the protein MPAQPGAPLAHENNFDFLRFFAATMVLLVHSYPLTGRRPDEPIELLTGYENGGEMAVAIFFVISGYLITSSWINSSSAKSFLIKRALRVFPALILAVLLSAFVIGPLVTDRSMISYLSSSVTWTYLQNILLVTRFELPGVFTQNIYPNVVNGSLWTLPLEVLMYLGVMMMGLIGLLNRRLIFLPIAGLALGHFWILRMLGIESFFINNIVKLGLLYYTGSALFLYRDALPWRGWIAVVLVAALGLTFHTAAGPYVYVVALPYLVIYLAYAPIPLISRFGKHGDFSYGMYIYAFPFQQLVVYLLGPEIGVFQLTVISLVPTLLLAILSWHLIESPAMRLKQRFARAPRAALVGEKIAG; this is encoded by the coding sequence ATGCCCGCCCAGCCAGGCGCACCGCTCGCTCACGAAAACAACTTCGATTTTCTGCGATTCTTCGCAGCAACGATGGTCCTCCTCGTTCACAGCTATCCGCTGACCGGGCGCCGACCCGATGAACCCATCGAGCTGCTGACCGGCTACGAGAATGGCGGCGAGATGGCCGTCGCGATCTTCTTCGTGATCAGCGGTTACCTGATCACCTCCTCCTGGATCAATAGCAGCAGCGCGAAGAGCTTTCTCATCAAGCGTGCGTTGCGCGTGTTCCCGGCCTTGATTTTGGCGGTGCTGCTTTCTGCCTTCGTCATCGGACCGCTGGTGACCGACCGGAGCATGATCAGCTATCTCTCGTCCTCAGTCACCTGGACCTATCTGCAGAACATCCTGCTCGTCACGCGCTTCGAACTGCCGGGCGTGTTCACCCAGAACATCTATCCGAACGTGGTGAACGGCTCATTGTGGACGCTGCCGCTGGAAGTGCTGATGTACCTCGGCGTGATGATGATGGGGCTGATCGGCCTGCTGAATCGCCGGCTGATCTTCCTGCCGATCGCCGGCCTCGCCCTGGGACATTTCTGGATACTGAGGATGCTCGGGATCGAGTCGTTCTTCATCAACAACATCGTCAAGCTGGGCTTGCTGTACTACACCGGCTCCGCGCTCTTTCTCTATCGCGACGCCCTGCCCTGGCGCGGCTGGATCGCGGTGGTCCTGGTCGCTGCGCTGGGCCTGACCTTCCACACCGCCGCAGGCCCCTACGTTTACGTGGTCGCGCTGCCCTATCTGGTGATCTACCTCGCCTATGCCCCGATCCCGCTGATTTCCCGGTTCGGCAAGCACGGCGACTTCTCCTACGGCATGTACATCTACGCCTTTCCGTTCCAGCAGCTCGTGGTATACCTGCTCGGCCCTGAAATCGGCGTGTTCCAGCTGACCGTGATCAGCCTCGTGCCGACGCTGCTGTTGGCGATCCTGTCCTGGCATCTGATCGAATCCCCGGCGATGAGACTCAAGCAGCGCTTCGCGCGCGCGCCGCGTGCGGCACTGGTCGGCGAGAAGATCGCCGGCTAA
- a CDS encoding PA0069 family radical SAM protein: MRAPITTPRGRGTAINPDNRFAPTRSEAYDDGWEQDVPQTRATEVRIETAKTVLTRNQSPDVGFDRSVNPYRGCEHGCIYCFARPSHAYWDLSPGIDFETRLIAKTNLAERLEQEVSKPGYVPQPIALGVNTDAYQPLEREQRLTRQALEILLRFKHPVHIITKGSLVLRDLDLLVPLAEQKLVSVSVSLTTLDDELKRIMEPRAASPSARLRVLRSLHDAGVPVSVMCAPMIPMINDMELERMLEAAREAGARSAGYVLLRLPHEVATLFDEWLQEHFPQRAAHVMSLVRQSRGGKDYDSRFGSRMRGEGQFAQLLAQRFQLACKRLGYNRRDQNYGLDCTRFAPPGQQMTLL, encoded by the coding sequence ATGCGCGCTCCCATCACCACGCCGCGGGGCCGCGGCACCGCGATCAATCCGGACAACCGCTTCGCCCCGACGCGCAGTGAAGCCTATGACGATGGCTGGGAGCAGGATGTGCCGCAGACCCGGGCAACCGAGGTGCGGATCGAGACGGCGAAAACCGTGCTTACGCGCAACCAGTCGCCGGATGTCGGCTTCGATCGTTCGGTCAATCCCTATCGTGGTTGCGAACACGGCTGCATCTACTGCTTTGCACGGCCCAGCCACGCCTACTGGGATCTGTCGCCAGGGATCGATTTCGAAACGCGGCTGATCGCCAAGACCAACCTCGCCGAGCGCCTCGAGCAGGAGGTGAGCAAACCCGGCTACGTGCCGCAGCCCATCGCCCTGGGCGTCAACACCGATGCGTATCAGCCACTGGAGCGCGAGCAACGGTTGACGCGCCAGGCGCTGGAGATCCTGCTGCGCTTCAAGCATCCGGTGCACATCATCACCAAGGGATCGCTGGTGTTGCGCGATCTCGACCTGCTGGTGCCGCTGGCCGAGCAGAAGCTGGTCAGCGTCTCGGTCAGCCTGACGACGCTGGACGACGAGCTCAAACGCATCATGGAGCCGCGGGCAGCATCGCCCTCGGCGCGGCTGCGGGTTTTGCGCAGCCTGCACGACGCGGGTGTACCAGTCAGCGTGATGTGCGCGCCGATGATCCCGATGATCAACGACATGGAGCTCGAGCGGATGCTGGAGGCCGCCCGTGAAGCCGGAGCGCGGTCTGCCGGCTACGTGCTGTTGCGGCTGCCACATGAGGTGGCCACGCTGTTCGACGAGTGGCTGCAGGAGCATTTTCCGCAGCGCGCCGCCCACGTCATGAGCCTGGTGCGCCAGTCGCGGGGCGGCAAGGACTACGACAGCCGCTTCGGCAGCCGCATGCGCGGTGAGGGCCAGTTTGCCCAACTGCTCGCGCAACGCTTCCAGCTGGCCTGCAAGCGCCTCGGTTACAACCGGCGAGACCAGAATTATGGCCTCGATTGCACCCGCTTCGCGCCACCCGGCCAGCAGATGACGCTGCTGTAG
- the coxB gene encoding cytochrome c oxidase subunit II, with protein sequence MSRHPRVWMGIGLWSLFAQAQAAWDVNMRSGVTDVSRSVFDLHMTIFWICVIIGVLVFAVMFWSMFAHRRSKRLESAHFHENTKVEVLWTIIPLLILVGMAIPATRTLIHIYDASESDVDIQVTGYQWKWHYKYLGEDVEFFSNLTTPRDEINNLAPKGEHYLLEVDQPLVIPAGAKVRFLVTAADVIHSWWVPDLAVKKDAIPGFINESWTRVERPGIYRGQCTELCGKDHGFMPIVVEVKSAEDYAAWLGEKKAEAAKLAELTSKEWTVDELVARGEKVYLTNCASCHQPTGMGLPPMFPALKGSPIATGDAENHLSVVVHGRPGTAMPAFGPQLSEVDLAAVVTYERNAWGNDKGDMVTPKDVLDFKQAEEASQ encoded by the coding sequence ATGTCGCGACATCCACGAGTCTGGATGGGGATTGGGCTGTGGTCGCTGTTTGCGCAGGCCCAGGCGGCCTGGGATGTGAACATGCGATCCGGTGTGACCGATGTCAGTCGCTCCGTATTCGATCTGCACATGACCATTTTCTGGATCTGCGTGATCATCGGCGTGCTGGTGTTCGCGGTCATGTTCTGGTCGATGTTCGCGCACCGCCGCTCCAAGCGGCTCGAGTCTGCGCATTTCCATGAGAACACCAAGGTCGAAGTGCTCTGGACCATCATCCCGTTGCTGATCCTGGTCGGCATGGCGATACCAGCCACCCGCACGCTGATCCACATCTACGATGCCTCCGAATCGGATGTGGATATCCAGGTCACCGGCTACCAATGGAAGTGGCACTACAAGTACCTGGGCGAGGATGTCGAGTTCTTCAGCAACCTGACCACGCCGCGCGACGAAATCAACAACCTTGCGCCCAAGGGCGAGCACTACCTCCTCGAAGTGGACCAGCCGCTGGTTATTCCGGCAGGCGCCAAGGTGCGCTTTCTGGTCACCGCGGCGGACGTCATCCATTCCTGGTGGGTGCCGGATCTGGCGGTGAAGAAGGATGCCATCCCCGGATTCATCAATGAATCCTGGACCCGCGTCGAGCGGCCCGGCATCTACCGCGGGCAGTGCACCGAGCTGTGCGGCAAGGATCATGGCTTCATGCCGATCGTGGTGGAGGTCAAGTCCGCCGAAGACTATGCCGCCTGGCTGGGCGAGAAAAAGGCCGAAGCCGCCAAGCTGGCAGAGCTGACCAGCAAGGAATGGACAGTGGACGAGCTCGTTGCCCGCGGCGAGAAGGTCTACCTGACCAACTGCGCCTCCTGTCACCAGCCCACCGGCATGGGGCTGCCGCCGATGTTCCCGGCGCTCAAGGGCTCGCCGATCGCCACCGGCGATGCCGAAAATCACCTCAGCGTGGTCGTCCATGGCCGGCCGGGCACAGCGATGCCGGCCTTCGGCCCGCAGTTGTCGGAAGTCGACCTGGCCGCTGTGGTGACCTACGAGCGCAACGCGTGGGGCAACGACAAGGGCGACATGGTTACGCCGAAAGACGTGCTCGATTTCAAACAGGCCGAAGAAGCCAGTCAATAA